In Pseudomonas sp. GCEP-101, one DNA window encodes the following:
- a CDS encoding sigma-70 family RNA polymerase sigma factor: protein MSGADNSHGQYVGLLFRQHYDWLQGRLRRHLESGASAEDLAAETFVQLLASPVLAPIREPRALLTTIARRLLFQLWRRRDLERAYLQSLDPEAADERSPEQIAELLEALQRIDQLLDGLPAKVKATFLLSQIDGLTYPEIARTLGISQRSVSDYMTRALQRCLKASLS from the coding sequence ATGTCCGGTGCTGACAATTCCCATGGCCAGTATGTTGGCCTGCTGTTCCGCCAGCATTACGACTGGCTGCAAGGTCGCCTGCGCCGGCACCTGGAGTCCGGCGCCAGCGCCGAGGACCTGGCGGCGGAAACCTTCGTCCAGCTGCTGGCAAGCCCCGTACTGGCGCCGATCCGCGAGCCCCGCGCGCTGCTCACCACCATCGCCCGCCGCCTGCTGTTCCAGCTCTGGCGGCGCCGCGACCTGGAGCGCGCCTACCTGCAGAGTCTCGACCCCGAGGCCGCCGACGAGCGTTCGCCGGAGCAGATCGCCGAACTGCTGGAGGCGCTGCAACGCATCGACCAGTTGCTCGACGGCCTGCCGGCCAAGGTCAAGGCGACCTTCCTGCTGTCGCAGATCGACGGCCTGACCTACCCGGAAATCGCCCGCACCCTGGGCATCTCCCAGCGCTCGGTGAGCGACTACATGACCCGGGCCCTGCAACGCTGCCTCAAGGCCAGCCTGTCATGA
- a CDS encoding phosphate/phosphite/phosphonate ABC transporter substrate-binding protein, with translation MTLALAELPMYTAPDVVREASDAWIARTLALLGVHREPWPGDDLHALFLNPQLLFTQTCGYPLMTALRGRVRLVGRPDFDLPHSAGGEHCSLLLVREDDPRDHLDALRGCRGAANNPDSNTGMNLLRHALAPWQRGSRYFGELHWSGSHRQSLAWLREGRVDLVAIDSVTFAYLALHSPGETSGVRLLQRSAPSPALPYITGAGEAQVREIREALNLALEQQPEVRAALRIRRVLPTAEADYEVLLDYEREAAERGLAALHPGQ, from the coding sequence ATGACCCTGGCCCTGGCCGAACTGCCGATGTACACGGCCCCGGATGTCGTCCGCGAGGCCAGCGACGCCTGGATCGCGCGCACCCTGGCGCTGCTTGGCGTGCACCGCGAGCCCTGGCCGGGCGATGATCTGCACGCCCTGTTCCTGAACCCGCAGCTGCTCTTCACCCAGACCTGCGGCTATCCCCTGATGACCGCCCTGCGCGGCCGGGTGCGGCTGGTCGGCCGTCCGGACTTCGACCTGCCGCACAGCGCCGGCGGCGAGCATTGCAGCCTGCTGCTGGTGCGCGAAGACGACCCGCGCGACCACCTCGACGCCCTGCGCGGCTGCCGCGGCGCGGCCAACAACCCCGACTCCAACACCGGCATGAACCTGCTGCGCCACGCCCTGGCTCCCTGGCAGCGCGGCAGCCGCTACTTCGGCGAACTGCACTGGAGCGGCAGCCATCGCCAGAGCCTGGCGTGGCTGCGCGAAGGCCGCGTCGACCTGGTCGCGATCGACAGCGTCACCTTCGCCTATCTGGCCCTGCATTCGCCCGGCGAAACCAGCGGCGTCCGCCTGCTGCAACGCAGCGCGCCGAGCCCAGCCCTGCCCTACATCACCGGCGCCGGCGAGGCGCAGGTGAGGGAGATCCGCGAGGCCCTGAACCTGGCCCTGGAGCAGCAGCCCGAGGTGCGCGCCGCGCTGCGCATTCGCCGCGTCCTGCCGACTGCCGAGGCGGACTACGAGGTGCTGCTGGACTACGAGCGCGAGGCGGCCGAGCGGGGCCTGGCGGCGCTGCATCCCGGCCAGTGA
- a CDS encoding aliphatic sulfonate ABC transporter substrate-binding protein: protein MSRPLFLRRFAIGLSASVALFGALTAQAEETLRIGFQKSSTLLTVVKAQGSLERELGKQGIKVTWHEFPSGLPLLESLNVGNVDLSADVADTVPVFAQAAGAQLTYFARETPSPTAQSILVPQDSPLKSLADLKGKRVAVTKAAGSHYLLIAALQKAGLKFSDIQPAYLTPADGRAAFENHKVDAWVTWDPYVASAQRQQNARVLADGKGLASYQRYYLASTAYAKAHPEVLKQVFAQLQKTGRWVKEHPTDAAKVLGPLWGNLDVATVEQANARRSYDVQPVRADGLDEQQRIADAFFAEGLLPKPVDARAVPVWQPDVASN, encoded by the coding sequence ATGTCCCGCCCCCTGTTCCTGCGCCGTTTCGCCATTGGCCTGAGCGCCTCCGTCGCCTTGTTCGGTGCCCTGACCGCGCAGGCCGAAGAGACCCTGCGCATCGGCTTCCAGAAATCCTCCACGCTGCTCACCGTCGTCAAGGCGCAGGGCAGCCTGGAGCGCGAGCTGGGCAAGCAGGGCATCAAGGTCACCTGGCATGAATTCCCCAGCGGCCTGCCGCTGCTGGAATCGCTCAACGTGGGCAACGTCGACCTGTCCGCCGACGTCGCCGATACCGTCCCGGTGTTCGCCCAGGCCGCCGGCGCGCAACTGACCTACTTCGCCCGCGAAACCCCGTCGCCCACGGCGCAGTCGATCCTCGTCCCGCAGGATTCGCCGCTGAAGTCGCTGGCCGACCTCAAGGGCAAGCGCGTGGCCGTGACCAAGGCCGCCGGCAGCCACTACCTGCTGATCGCCGCGCTGCAGAAGGCCGGGCTGAAGTTTTCCGATATCCAGCCGGCGTACCTGACGCCCGCCGACGGCCGCGCCGCCTTCGAGAACCACAAGGTCGATGCCTGGGTGACCTGGGACCCGTACGTCGCCAGCGCCCAGCGCCAGCAGAACGCCCGCGTGCTCGCCGACGGGAAAGGCCTGGCCAGCTACCAGCGTTATTACCTGGCCTCCACCGCCTACGCCAAGGCGCACCCGGAGGTGCTCAAGCAGGTCTTCGCGCAGCTGCAGAAAACCGGCCGCTGGGTGAAGGAACACCCGACCGACGCCGCCAAGGTACTCGGCCCGCTGTGGGGCAACCTGGACGTCGCCACCGTCGAGCAGGCCAACGCCCGCCGCAGCTACGACGTGCAGCCGGTGCGCGCCGACGGCCTCGACGAGCAGCAGCGCATCGCCGACGCCTTCTTCGCCGAAGGCCTGCTGCCCAAGCCGGTGGATGCCCGCGCGGTGCCGGTGTGGCAGCCGGACGTGGCGAGCAACTGA
- a CDS encoding TonB-dependent receptor yields the protein MSRHLKFTRKAGAFALGSLATLFLGSALAAGPSQAYHIAAGPLDEVLLSISRQSGQVISFTPDVGRYSSAAVDGTYSAQQAVDAALRGTGLQLQVSEDGAFVIRKAAGGAQRASGAAAESAVPTLDRVVAIGTRRQDATALTSSAPVDVIDASELVQTGATSLNQALFQLLPSFNFPQNQSATRGQDPKGASLRGLSPDQTLVLVNGKRRHASAVVNISGGVPFIGAQSVDLDMIPISAIDHVEVLRDGASAQYGSDAIAGVINIVLKERDSGGQANAQLGKYSQGDGFGKSADGWYGLALPGDGFLTLSFNGLNNKPDDIGETYYADGQRQDPRWGGASREKFNLAANGEVGLSDAWRLYSFGTFGRDTSYNNTPPLLASSPNNVPEIYPNGTIPQYRYHYEDASLTLGSRYDDEALGRFDLSATYGRDKHTERASDTVNPSYGVASPTSFDVATLTNEQTNLNFDYSRDVPVDWAFKPLTLSAGLAWRDERYRLEDGDFASYSFGGIDGVQVGAVQASGLTPDDAATYTRQVRGLYLGLENQLTERFQFGLAARTEHYSDFGDTTTGKLSARYELTPQLGLRATINNAYRAPTLGQIGTSWTTTTNVGADGNPVLTRMLPVDNPAARALGAQPLKPEKSDNYSLGVVWRPSEQASLTVDAYQIDIRDRILYSGGIFGPEAERILTEAGYGQYSWAQFMTNAADTRTRGVDVVGKYNLELGAYGNLALSAGYTKTRTRVQKIHENPNGFVTVTRESEGYLEHGYPEDKLVLGAVHSIGPWTFSLYETRFGRYRKYAADASASQYDQTFSAQWVTDLDLNYAFNRSLKVSVGANNLFDSRPDKYNDQLRQTPAQQYSYLSPAAPEGTFYYTKLTYDF from the coding sequence ATGTCGCGTCATTTGAAGTTCACTCGCAAGGCCGGGGCCTTCGCCCTGGGTTCGCTCGCCACCCTGTTCCTCGGCTCGGCGCTGGCCGCCGGGCCGTCGCAGGCCTACCACATCGCCGCGGGGCCGCTGGATGAAGTGCTGCTGTCGATCAGCCGGCAGAGCGGCCAGGTGATTTCCTTCACCCCGGACGTGGGCCGCTATTCCTCGGCGGCGGTCGACGGCACCTACTCCGCGCAACAGGCGGTGGACGCGGCGCTGCGCGGCACCGGCCTGCAGCTGCAGGTCAGCGAGGACGGCGCCTTCGTCATCCGCAAGGCGGCGGGCGGCGCTCAACGGGCCAGCGGCGCGGCGGCGGAATCGGCCGTGCCGACGCTGGACCGCGTGGTCGCCATCGGCACCCGCCGCCAGGACGCCACCGCGCTGACCAGCAGCGCGCCGGTGGACGTGATCGACGCCAGCGAGCTGGTGCAGACCGGCGCCACCAGCCTCAACCAGGCGCTGTTCCAGTTGCTGCCCTCGTTCAACTTCCCGCAGAACCAGAGCGCCACCCGCGGCCAGGACCCCAAGGGCGCATCGCTGCGCGGGCTGTCGCCGGACCAGACCCTGGTGCTGGTCAACGGCAAGCGCCGACACGCCTCGGCGGTGGTGAACATCTCCGGCGGCGTGCCCTTCATCGGCGCGCAATCGGTTGACCTGGACATGATCCCCATCAGCGCCATCGACCACGTCGAAGTGCTGCGCGACGGCGCGTCGGCGCAGTACGGTTCCGACGCCATCGCCGGAGTCATCAACATCGTCCTGAAAGAGCGCGACAGCGGCGGCCAGGCCAACGCGCAACTGGGCAAGTACAGCCAGGGCGACGGCTTCGGCAAGTCCGCCGACGGCTGGTACGGCCTGGCGCTGCCCGGGGACGGCTTCCTCACCCTGAGCTTCAACGGGCTGAACAACAAGCCCGACGACATCGGCGAAACGTACTACGCCGACGGCCAGCGGCAGGACCCGCGCTGGGGCGGCGCGAGCCGGGAGAAGTTCAACCTGGCGGCCAACGGCGAAGTCGGCCTGAGCGACGCCTGGCGCCTCTACAGCTTCGGCACCTTCGGCCGCGACACCTCGTACAACAACACGCCGCCGCTGCTCGCCAGCAGCCCCAACAACGTGCCGGAGATCTACCCCAACGGCACCATCCCGCAGTACCGCTACCACTACGAGGACGCCTCGCTGACCTTAGGCTCGCGCTACGACGACGAAGCCCTCGGGCGCTTCGACCTGTCCGCCACCTATGGCCGCGACAAGCACACCGAGCGTGCCTCGGACACCGTCAACCCGAGCTACGGCGTGGCCAGCCCGACCAGCTTCGACGTCGCCACGCTGACCAACGAGCAGACCAACCTCAACTTCGACTACAGCCGCGACGTCCCCGTGGACTGGGCGTTCAAGCCGCTGACGCTGTCCGCCGGCCTGGCCTGGCGCGACGAGCGCTATCGCCTGGAGGACGGCGACTTCGCCTCCTACTCCTTCGGCGGCATCGATGGCGTGCAGGTCGGCGCAGTGCAGGCCTCGGGGCTGACCCCGGACGACGCCGCCACCTATACCCGCCAGGTCCGCGGCCTGTACCTGGGCCTGGAGAACCAGCTGACCGAGCGCTTCCAGTTCGGCCTCGCCGCCCGTACCGAGCACTACTCGGACTTCGGCGACACCACCACCGGCAAGCTCTCCGCGCGCTACGAACTGACCCCGCAACTGGGCCTGCGCGCCACCATCAACAACGCCTACCGCGCGCCCACCCTCGGGCAGATCGGCACCTCCTGGACCACCACCACCAACGTCGGCGCTGACGGCAACCCGGTGCTGACCCGCATGCTGCCGGTGGACAACCCGGCGGCGCGCGCCCTCGGCGCACAGCCACTCAAGCCGGAGAAGTCCGACAACTACTCCCTGGGCGTGGTGTGGCGGCCCAGCGAGCAGGCGTCGCTGACCGTGGACGCCTACCAGATCGATATCCGCGACCGCATCCTCTACAGCGGCGGCATCTTCGGCCCCGAGGCCGAGCGCATCCTCACCGAGGCGGGCTACGGCCAGTACAGCTGGGCGCAGTTCATGACCAACGCCGCCGACACCCGCACCCGCGGCGTGGATGTGGTCGGCAAGTACAACCTGGAGCTGGGCGCCTACGGCAACCTGGCGCTCTCCGCCGGCTACACCAAGACCCGCACGCGGGTGCAGAAGATCCACGAGAACCCCAACGGCTTCGTCACCGTCACCCGCGAATCCGAGGGCTACCTGGAACACGGCTACCCCGAGGACAAGCTGGTGCTCGGCGCCGTGCACAGCATCGGCCCCTGGACCTTCAGCCTCTACGAGACCCGCTTCGGCCGCTACCGCAAGTACGCCGCCGACGCCAGCGCGTCGCAGTACGACCAGACCTTCTCCGCGCAGTGGGTCACCGACCTCGACCTGAACTACGCGTTCAACCGCAGCCTGAAGGTCTCGGTGGGCGCCAACAACCTCTTCGACAGCCGCCCGGACAAGTACAACGACCAGCTGCGCCAGACCCCGGCCCAGCAATACAGCTACCTGTCGCCGGCCGCGCCGGAAGGCACCTTCTACTACACCAAGCTCACCTACGACTTCTGA
- a CDS encoding fatty acid desaturase has product MPSAPLADALPAPDWAPLRAALERDRLGSGEWPTWLLLIGVQAGWFALLLASPWLGVWPTTALLVPLVALWMSVQHELMHGHPTRLPRLNALLGFMPYALWYPYPLYRDSHLAHHRDEHLTLPGIDPESRYIGHAGWHRLPAPARVLRWADKTLLGRLLIGAPIALCGLAIEEGRKLRFGDRQAWRMWSIHGALCAALLVFVAHFSAISALHYLVWVSVPALALGMLRSFYEHRPAAAPEQRSVLNEAGWPWRWLFLNLNLHLVHHDLPWAPWYRLPQLYLAHRDYWLQRSGGFLVRGYGELIRRHAVRPVDSPRHPFATTEPSA; this is encoded by the coding sequence ATGCCATCTGCCCCGCTTGCCGACGCACTGCCGGCGCCCGATTGGGCCCCTCTGCGCGCCGCCCTGGAACGCGACCGCCTGGGATCAGGCGAATGGCCCACCTGGCTGCTGCTGATCGGCGTCCAGGCCGGCTGGTTCGCGCTGCTGCTGGCCAGTCCCTGGCTCGGCGTGTGGCCGACCACGGCCCTGCTGGTTCCCCTGGTGGCGCTGTGGATGTCGGTGCAGCACGAGCTGATGCACGGCCACCCGACGCGCCTGCCGCGGCTGAATGCCCTGCTGGGCTTCATGCCCTACGCACTGTGGTACCCCTACCCGCTGTACCGCGACAGCCACCTGGCGCACCACCGCGACGAGCACCTGACGCTGCCGGGCATCGACCCGGAAAGCCGCTACATCGGCCACGCCGGCTGGCACCGCTTGCCCGCGCCGGCGCGCGTGCTGCGCTGGGCGGACAAGACGCTGCTGGGGCGGCTGCTGATCGGCGCGCCCATCGCCCTGTGCGGCCTCGCCATCGAAGAAGGCCGCAAGCTGCGATTCGGTGATCGCCAGGCCTGGCGGATGTGGTCGATCCATGGCGCGCTGTGCGCGGCGCTGCTGGTCTTCGTGGCGCACTTCAGCGCGATCTCGGCGCTGCACTACCTTGTCTGGGTCAGCGTGCCGGCACTGGCCCTGGGCATGCTGCGCTCCTTCTACGAGCACCGCCCCGCCGCCGCGCCGGAGCAACGCAGCGTGCTCAACGAAGCGGGCTGGCCGTGGCGCTGGCTGTTCCTCAACCTCAACCTGCACCTGGTCCACCACGACCTGCCCTGGGCACCCTGGTATCGCCTGCCGCAGCTGTACCTCGCGCACCGCGACTACTGGCTGCAACGCAGTGGCGGCTTCCTCGTGCGCGGCTACGGTGAACTGATCCGCCGCCATGCCGTGCGGCCGGTGGACAGCCCCCGCCACCCTTTCGCCACAACGGAGCCGAGCGCATGA
- a CDS encoding ABC transporter substrate-binding protein, whose amino-acid sequence MQSFKRWFGGAALALGLLAAGAQAADERAPIHFGELTWESGSLITEVLRVLVEQGYGYPTDTLPGSTVSLEAALARNDVQVIGEEWAGRSPAWVKAQAEGKVFGLGDTVKHADEGWWVPEYVIKGDAARGIAPLAPDLRSVADLPRYHEVFRDPEAPDKGRFLNSPTGWTSEIVNSQKLKAYGLTDSFTNFRTGSGAALDAEIASSIRRGKPVLFYYWSPTPLMGRYKLVRLEEPPFDAEAWKTLSDAKNPNPRGTRSMPARLSVGVSAAFHRDYPELVAVFEKVDFPIGLLNASLAKMSETRQPPREAARDFLRANPQVWHPWVSDEVRSKVEAAL is encoded by the coding sequence ATGCAATCGTTCAAACGCTGGTTCGGCGGCGCCGCCCTCGCCCTCGGCCTGCTGGCCGCCGGGGCCCAGGCCGCCGACGAGAGAGCCCCCATTCATTTCGGCGAACTCACCTGGGAAAGCGGCAGCCTGATCACCGAGGTGCTGCGCGTGCTGGTGGAACAGGGCTACGGCTATCCCACCGACACCCTGCCCGGCAGCACCGTCAGCCTGGAAGCGGCCCTGGCGCGCAACGACGTCCAGGTCATCGGCGAGGAATGGGCCGGGCGCAGCCCCGCCTGGGTCAAGGCGCAGGCGGAGGGCAAGGTGTTCGGCCTGGGCGACACGGTGAAGCACGCCGACGAAGGCTGGTGGGTGCCCGAATACGTGATCAAGGGCGACGCCGCGCGCGGTATCGCGCCCCTGGCGCCGGACCTGCGCTCGGTGGCCGACCTGCCGCGCTACCACGAGGTGTTCCGCGATCCCGAAGCGCCGGACAAGGGCCGCTTCCTCAACAGCCCCACCGGCTGGACCTCGGAAATCGTCAACTCGCAGAAGCTCAAGGCCTACGGCCTGACGGACAGCTTCACGAACTTCCGCACCGGCTCCGGCGCGGCTCTGGACGCCGAGATCGCCTCGTCGATCCGCCGTGGCAAGCCAGTGCTGTTCTACTACTGGTCGCCCACCCCGCTGATGGGCCGCTACAAGCTGGTGCGCCTGGAAGAACCGCCATTCGACGCCGAGGCCTGGAAGACCCTGAGCGATGCGAAGAATCCCAACCCGCGCGGCACCCGTTCGATGCCGGCGCGGCTGTCGGTGGGCGTCTCGGCCGCCTTCCACCGGGACTACCCGGAGCTGGTCGCGGTGTTCGAGAAGGTCGACTTCCCCATCGGTCTGCTCAACGCCTCCCTGGCGAAGATGAGCGAGACGCGCCAGCCGCCGCGCGAAGCCGCCCGTGACTTCCTCCGGGCCAACCCGCAGGTCTGGCACCCCTGGGTCAGCGACGAGGTGCGCAGCAAGGTCGAGGCCGCGCTGTGA
- a CDS encoding FecR domain-containing protein yields MSPEEHQALLIEQATRWLVLLRSGQASREDWEAFSAWRERDPRHQQLCERLEQTLGAFRVAQAQGVRGEQLQRTLSAAGASRRRLLRGALVGAGVMLGAGLLAQRQLPLDELSADLHTATGRRQRVSLDDGSELVLNARSAVDIDFTDQRRVLRLRRGEIQLRVAGDRRPMLVTSPFGQVLSQGGRLQMRLGEEHCTALALDGALDLATLAGERLQLPRRQQVSFDRYAFARPTPLLGGEGAWVDGLLEVRNQPLAEVLDALRAYRSGVLRVDPAVAGLRVSGLFRLDDSDQALDALARTLPIRVARRTDLWVSVGPA; encoded by the coding sequence ATGAGCCCGGAAGAACACCAGGCCCTGCTGATCGAGCAGGCCACCCGCTGGCTGGTGCTGCTGCGCTCGGGCCAGGCCAGCCGCGAAGACTGGGAAGCCTTCAGCGCCTGGCGCGAACGCGACCCGCGTCACCAGCAGCTCTGCGAGCGGCTGGAGCAGACCCTCGGCGCCTTCCGCGTGGCCCAGGCCCAGGGGGTGCGCGGCGAGCAATTGCAGCGCACCCTCAGCGCCGCCGGGGCCAGCCGCCGGCGTCTGCTGCGTGGCGCGCTGGTCGGCGCGGGCGTGATGCTTGGCGCCGGCTTGCTCGCCCAGCGGCAACTGCCCCTGGACGAGCTGAGCGCCGACCTGCACACCGCCACCGGCCGGCGCCAGCGCGTCAGCCTCGACGACGGCAGCGAGCTGGTGCTCAACGCACGCAGCGCCGTGGACATCGACTTCACCGACCAGCGCCGCGTGCTGCGTTTGCGGCGCGGGGAAATCCAGCTGCGGGTGGCCGGCGACCGCCGTCCGATGCTGGTCACCAGCCCCTTCGGCCAGGTGCTCAGCCAGGGCGGCCGGCTGCAGATGCGCCTCGGCGAAGAGCACTGCACCGCCCTGGCGCTGGACGGCGCGCTGGACCTGGCCACCCTGGCCGGCGAGCGCCTGCAACTGCCGCGCCGCCAGCAGGTGAGTTTCGACCGCTACGCCTTCGCCCGGCCCACGCCCCTGCTGGGTGGCGAAGGCGCCTGGGTGGACGGCCTGCTGGAGGTGCGCAACCAGCCCCTGGCGGAGGTACTCGATGCACTGCGCGCCTACCGCAGCGGCGTGCTGCGCGTCGATCCGGCAGTGGCAGGGCTGCGCGTCAGCGGGCTGTTCCGCCTGGACGACAGCGACCAGGCGCTGGACGCCCTCGCCCGCACCCTGCCGATCCGCGTCGCGCGGCGCACGGACCTGTGGGTCAGCGTCGGGCCGGCCTGA
- a CDS encoding AraC family transcriptional regulator, whose amino-acid sequence MISSSPLVDWLLDSLELSASLFHVGRYCGGWHASTHGLARASFHLVVQGHCWLHLDNEPPCRLDSGDAVFILRDVPYRLSSEASAEDAACQPRQSMTALEWQAEDGVGLVCGFFHFDSGLSALIIDALPAFLVLRAGEPSQRAARSLFELILEECRRQPAPSQQMLERLSHLLFLYVLRQQVVANPSLGGLVALARQPQFAGLLEQMIQQPQLPWTLEDMAACAGLSRSAFFKRFNETCGQSPGQVLLALRMGQACRLLKADQSVAEVAAAVGYQSIAAFTRAFHKATGQQPGAFRRAAN is encoded by the coding sequence ATGATTTCGTCCAGCCCCCTGGTTGATTGGTTATTAGACAGCCTTGAACTGAGCGCCAGCCTGTTCCATGTGGGCCGCTATTGCGGCGGCTGGCACGCCTCCACCCACGGGCTGGCGCGGGCGAGCTTCCACCTGGTGGTGCAGGGGCACTGCTGGCTGCACCTGGACAACGAGCCGCCGTGCCGGCTGGATAGCGGCGACGCGGTGTTCATCCTGCGTGACGTGCCGTATCGGCTCTCCAGCGAAGCCAGCGCCGAAGACGCGGCCTGCCAGCCGCGCCAGAGCATGACCGCGCTGGAGTGGCAGGCCGAGGACGGCGTGGGCCTGGTCTGCGGGTTCTTCCATTTCGATTCGGGGCTGTCGGCGCTGATCATCGACGCCCTGCCCGCCTTCCTCGTGCTGCGCGCCGGGGAGCCGTCCCAGCGCGCCGCGCGCAGCCTGTTCGAGCTGATCCTGGAGGAGTGCCGGCGGCAGCCCGCGCCGTCGCAGCAGATGCTCGAACGCCTGAGCCACCTGCTGTTCCTCTATGTGCTGCGCCAGCAGGTGGTGGCCAACCCGTCCCTCGGCGGGCTGGTCGCCCTCGCCCGCCAGCCGCAGTTCGCCGGCCTGCTGGAGCAGATGATCCAGCAGCCGCAATTGCCCTGGACCCTGGAAGACATGGCGGCCTGCGCCGGGCTGTCGCGCTCGGCCTTTTTCAAGCGCTTCAACGAAACCTGCGGACAGTCGCCCGGCCAGGTGCTGCTGGCCCTGCGCATGGGCCAGGCGTGCCGTCTGCTGAAGGCCGACCAGAGTGTGGCGGAAGTCGCGGCGGCGGTCGGCTACCAGTCCATCGCCGCGTTCACCCGCGCCTTCCACAAGGCCACCGGGCAGCAGCCGGGCGCCTTCCGCCGGGCGGCGAACTAG
- a CDS encoding ABC transporter substrate-binding protein — translation MNLKQRLRATIAALILGAPLAQAADLPTLRVGDQNYYNVRASMEASGVLEGAPYTVDWKHFQSAAPVAEGLQAGALDLGFLGDSGFIFLAAKGAPVKLIGISRQNPDTIALLVPKDSPVKTIADLKGKKVAYWPGAWSQQLTLRALEKAGLPSDYVEFVKLMPIDAAAALPRGSIDAFPVWEPYISQQIVFSGARPILTARNLMPGLSSIAANADSIEPKRAQIADFLGRLQKARAWVEAHKEQYADIWAKKANLDQSVSRHWIGQAAMSVGPVDPKAAADYQSTADFLLQTGALPKAFDTSSVIDTSFAGSFH, via the coding sequence ATGAACCTGAAGCAACGCCTGCGCGCCACGATCGCCGCGCTGATCCTGGGCGCGCCGCTGGCCCAGGCCGCCGACCTGCCGACCCTGCGGGTGGGCGACCAGAACTACTACAACGTGCGTGCCTCGATGGAGGCGTCCGGCGTGCTCGAAGGCGCGCCCTATACCGTCGACTGGAAGCACTTCCAGTCCGCCGCGCCGGTGGCCGAGGGCCTGCAGGCCGGCGCGCTGGACCTGGGTTTTCTCGGTGACTCGGGGTTCATCTTCCTCGCCGCCAAGGGCGCGCCGGTGAAGCTCATCGGCATCTCCCGGCAGAACCCCGATACCATCGCGCTGCTGGTGCCCAAGGACTCGCCGGTGAAGACCATCGCCGACCTCAAGGGCAAGAAGGTCGCCTACTGGCCTGGCGCCTGGAGCCAGCAGCTGACCCTGCGCGCGCTGGAAAAGGCCGGCCTGCCCAGCGACTACGTGGAGTTCGTCAAGCTGATGCCCATCGACGCCGCCGCCGCGTTGCCGCGGGGCAGCATCGACGCCTTCCCGGTGTGGGAGCCGTATATCTCGCAGCAGATCGTGTTCTCCGGCGCGCGCCCGATCCTTACCGCCCGCAACCTGATGCCGGGGCTGTCGAGCATCGCCGCCAACGCCGACTCCATCGAGCCCAAGCGCGCGCAGATCGCCGACTTCCTCGGCCGCCTGCAGAAGGCCCGTGCCTGGGTCGAGGCGCACAAGGAGCAGTACGCGGACATCTGGGCGAAAAAGGCCAACCTCGACCAGTCCGTCTCGCGTCACTGGATCGGCCAGGCGGCGATGAGCGTCGGCCCGGTGGACCCCAAGGCGGCCGCCGATTACCAAAGCACCGCCGACTTCCTCCTGCAGACCGGGGCACTGCCCAAGGCCTTCGATACCTCCAGCGTGATCGACACCTCGTTCGCCGGCTCCTTCCACTAA
- a CDS encoding ABC transporter permease has product MSSSFPQGLHHSIAAPVNQWVDSLVLNYGDQLRQLSDSLLQLVTLLENLLRLPPWWLLLTLLGLLAWHAGRSWKRALLLVALLFLIGVVGLWDKLLQTCALVLVATGLCVLIGVPLGVLLAYRPLARRVLMPLLDVMQTLPSFVYLIPVLMLFGLGKVPAIFATLIYALPPLVRLTDLGLRQVDPSVREAARCLGASRWQRLRHVELPLALPSLMAGLNQTVMMALSMVVVASMIGARGLGEDVLVGIQTLDVGRGVEAGLAIVALAVVIDRVTQGYGRAAR; this is encoded by the coding sequence GTGAGTTCGAGCTTTCCCCAGGGGCTGCACCACTCCATCGCCGCGCCGGTGAACCAGTGGGTGGACAGCCTGGTACTGAACTACGGCGACCAGTTGCGACAGCTGTCCGACAGCCTGCTGCAACTGGTCACGCTGCTGGAGAACCTGCTGCGCCTGCCGCCCTGGTGGCTGCTGCTCACGCTGCTCGGGCTGCTCGCCTGGCACGCCGGGCGCAGCTGGAAGCGCGCCCTGCTGCTGGTGGCGCTGCTGTTCCTGATCGGCGTGGTCGGGCTCTGGGACAAGCTGTTGCAGACCTGCGCCCTGGTGCTGGTGGCCACCGGCCTGTGCGTGCTCATCGGCGTGCCACTGGGCGTGCTGCTGGCGTACCGGCCCCTCGCCCGCCGCGTACTGATGCCGCTGCTGGACGTCATGCAGACGCTGCCCAGCTTCGTCTACCTGATCCCGGTGCTGATGCTCTTCGGCCTGGGCAAGGTGCCGGCGATCTTCGCCACGCTGATCTACGCCCTGCCGCCGCTGGTGCGCCTCACCGACCTGGGCCTGCGCCAGGTCGACCCGTCGGTGCGCGAAGCCGCGCGCTGCCTGGGCGCCAGCCGCTGGCAGCGGCTGCGCCACGTGGAGCTGCCGCTGGCGCTGCCGAGCCTGATGGCCGGGCTGAACCAGACGGTGATGATGGCGCTGTCGATGGTGGTGGTCGCCTCGATGATCGGCGCGCGCGGCCTGGGCGAGGATGTGCTGGTGGGCATCCAGACCCTGGATGTCGGGCGCGGCGTGGAGGCGGGCCTGGCGATCGTCGCGCTGGCCGTGGTGATCGACCGGGTGACCCAGGGGTACGGACGGGCGGCCCGCTAG